Genomic segment of Agrobacterium larrymoorei:
GAATTTCTGCGACTTAGTGGGCCGCATCGACCAGGTGCACTCCATTTAAATCCAGCCGCAATCCAATCCAGTTGCCTCCTGCTGCGTTCCCGACCAATGCTGGCGGCTCCTGCCCGCAATCCCTGGCGCTGTTTCTTGCAAGCCGTGCCTAAATCTTGGCTATCGGCCAGTAGAGGAGAGCGTCCCTGCCGTCATCAGAGGACGGAGGTCGTTTTCCCCTCAGATTTTGATCGCTCAGGCAAGAACCTATGAACCGTTGAGGCGCAACGCTCGTAAAATGGCGCTCGCCCTGGCAAGTGAGGCTTCGGCGGCCTCTAGCTCGATGGAGACGGAGAATAGATCACGTGCAGACATTCGAAGGAATTCGTGAAGGACAGCATCTGAATTCCTTGCCAGCAAGACAAGCTGTGGTCCACTTGGTGCTCTGGACCCGGCAAGCCAATATTTGGCGGCCCGTTCACTCGCTCCAGTCCATTGCATGATGGTTTTCGCTGCCCGTGCGCTTCGACCCAACTCCTCTCGAAGTGCACGGGACACCGCAAGCGAATATTCATGACGACTTTCCGCCGCAGAAGGCGGAACAGTTGTGCCCGATTTCCGAACCATGTTCCTAGTCTCCTCGATATATACTCCGGCCGCCCCGAATGAACGGTAGCGAGAATTGTTGACATCTGATGGTCATCGACTGGAGCCAAAAGGGCGGTCGCTCAGCGACACCCGAAGAACCAAGAGTTCCTGCTGCAACTTATGTTCGGATGTCCACCGAGCATCAGAAGTATTCGACTGACAATCAGTTCGCGGTCATCCGCCGATACGCCGAGAAGGTTGGATTTGAGATCGTCCGCTCTTATGCCGATCAGGGCAAAAGCGGGCTTCGCTTGGTTGGGCGGGATGCGCTTCAAAGTCTGCTTGCAGATGTCGAATCTGGCCGAGCCAACTACAAAGTCGTACTTGTCTATGATGTTAGCAGATGGGGCCGGTTTCAGGACCCTGATGAAGCTGCCGAGGTCGAACTGCGCTGCAAGCGTCACGGCATTCTGGTCCACTATTGCGCAGAGCAATTCGAGAATGACGGCAGCATGGGCTCATCCATCATCAAGACCGTCAAGCGAGCAATGGCCGGTGAGTATAGCAGGGAACTGTCGGTCAAGGTATTCAACGGGCAAGCCAATCTTATTCGGCTTGGCTATCGGCAAGGTGGCGCTCCAGGCTTCGGCCTTCGCCGTCAGTTAATCGACCAAAATGGCAACCCGAAAGGTGAATTGGTACGGGGGGAACACAAGAGTATCGCGACGGACCGTGTCATTCTGGTGCCCGGCCCAGAGCAAGAAGTCCAGGTGGTCCGGAGGATTTACGATCTATTTGTCAGGTCGGAGCGGACCGAAGCCGAAATCGCGTCAATTCTAAATCAGGAGGGAATCCTCACGGATTGGGGCCGGTCGTGGACACGAGGCACCGTGCATCAGGTGCTGATTAACGAGAAATATGTTGGCAACAACGTTTGGGCGCGCACGTCGTGTAAGCTGAAACAATCCCACGTGAACAATCCTGAGGAGGACTGGGTTCGCGCTGACGGTGCATTCACCGGAATTGTGCCCATCGAGCTTTTCGCACAAGCTCGGGCGATAATCACTCGGAGGTCGGAACGCCTGTCCGATGAAATTATGCTCAAGAAGCTCGCAGAGGTGTTCCAACAACAGGGCTACTTGTCAGGCCTGATTATCGACGAAGCATCTGATTGCCCTTCCAGTAGTTCGTATTCGCATCGCTTTGGCAGTCTATTACGTGCATACGCACTTGTGGGTTTCGTGCCCGACCATGACTACAAGTATCTGGAGATCAACCGGTCTCTGCGCCGTTTGTACCCCAAACTTTTGGAAGAGGTGCTTGAAGGTATTCGTTTGGCAGGGGGTGACGTCGACCAGGCTCCGGCAACCGACCTGCTAACAATCAACCATGAGTTCACCACATCGATAGTCATCGTTCGGTGCATCCAAACGTCTTCCGGCGCTCTTCGGTGGAAGGTGAGATTAGATTCCCTGCTCAAGCCCGACATCACCTTGGTGGTTCGCATGGCTCCCGGCAACACCGAGCCATACGACTACTATCTGTTGCCGCTGCTGGACATGCACGAAGCCGTATTGAGGCTATGCGAGTTCAATGGCTTGTCGCTCGACGCATACCGTTATGAATCCCTCTCGCGGTTCTATGCGATGGCAACGCGCCGTACATTGATGGAGGTCGTCCGATGACAGCTATACCGGCTCAGAAGGTTGAGATGATCCCCATCTCCCGGATAACCGTTGTAAATCCACGTGAGCGTAACAAGAAGCATTTTAGAGAGATAATCTCGAACATAGGACAGGTCGGACTTAAACGCCCCATCACCGTCACCCGCCGAATGGAAGCTGGTGGACCATATTATGATCTGGTTTGCGGACAGGGGCGGCTCGAAGCCTTTAAGGCTCTGGGGCAGCAGGAAGTACCGGCCCTCGTCGTGAACGCGAACAAGGAGGATTGCCTCGTCGCCAGCATCGTTGAGAACTGTGCGCGACGACAGCATCGGGCAATCGACTATCTTCAAGACATTGGAGCAATGAAAGGGCGTGGGCACAGTGTGCCGGAAATTGCGCGCATGACGGGTCTGTCAGGCGAGTATGTCTACGCCGTAGTTCGGCTTTTGGAAAAGGGAGAGGAACGACTTCTGCGCTCGGTGGAAACTGGCCAGATACCCTTTAGCGTAGCTCTGGAAATCGCCGAAGCCGAAGACCATGATATTCAGGCTGCCCTTCAATCAGCCTATGAAAGAAAGCTCCTGCGCGGCAAAAAGCTCATGGCTGCCAAGCGACTTATCGAGCAGCGTCGACAGCAAGGGAAAGGGCTAAAACAGGTCGAATCGAAACCCAGGACAAGACCGGTGTCATCGGAGGCGTTGTTGAGGGCCTTTCAGGAGGACGTTGATCGTAAGAGGATACTTATCCGTCGCGCCGAAACGGCGAAAGCTCGCCTGGTGTTTGTCATAGAAGCGATGCGCAAACTTTTATCGGACAAACATTTCTCCAACATGCTGGCGGAAGAAGGGCTGGTTTCACTTCCAGAAGCCTTGGTTTCCAGGCTGGGAAACGAAAGGGATCGGCAATGACCGCACCGAGCAACGCCGTACCGTTGTCATTCGAGAGCACAAGCCTTCGAATTCCGATTGAAGAAATAATGCCGCTTAAGCAGCTCTCGCCTTCTGCCGTGAAATCTGTGAAGTATTCTCAGATAGCGGCATCGATTGCGGAAGTCGGTATCATCGAGCCGCCAGTTGTTATTAGGGATCGGCATGACCACGAAAAGTTTCATTTGCTTGACGGACACATCCGGTTGGACGTTCTCGCTAAACGCGGTGAAACGGAAGTCGTCTGCTTGGTCGCGACTGAAGACGAAGCCTATACCTACAATCGACGAATAAGCCGCCTGGCTACGATCCAAGAACATAAGATGATATTGAAGGCCATCGAAAAGGGTGTGCCGGAGGAGCGATTGGCTCGCGCGCTCAATGTCAACATCTCCAGTATCCGACACAAACGAAGCCTGTTGGAAGGCATTTGCCCAGAGGCTGTCGAGATGTTGAAGGAGAAGCACGTTCCACTGAACACGATTGGGCAGCTGAAGAAAATGAAGCCTATGCGCCAGATCGAGGCGTCACAGTTAATGATCGCAATGAACAAATTCACAGTGACGTATGCGCAATCGCTGGTGGCTGCGACACCAGATACGATGCTCGTTCGCCCGAAGAAAAAGATCGGCGGCTTAAGCGAGGAACAAATTGCGCTTATGGAGCACGAAACGACATCGCTCGACAGGGAGTTCAAAACTATCGAGCAGGACTACGGCACGGATCACCTCGATCTTGTTCTTGCGACTGGCTACTTAGCCCGCCTGCTCGGAATGCCCGAGTTGTCCGGTACCTCGCGCAATTCCATCCAGACCTCCTGTCGGAATTTCAGAAAATTACCGATCTACGCCAGGCGGCTTGATGTCAAATGTCAGCATATCGATGCTTCAGTTGGCGTCCTTAAGTACCATTACTATCGGGCAGTGATCGCTGGGATCGGCCCTTCCAAATGTCAACAGCTGGTTTCCGAATGGATTCGATGAGCCATCGCATTTCGTAAGTACGCTCCCAGGATCGCCGAACGAATAGAAGGCATCCATCTCGATCTGGTCGGCGTCAGCTGCCACACTATCGCGAGGCCCAGAGACAACGAAAAGGTCTACGGCTCCAAACTGGGTTGGGGTATAAATCCGGGGCTCCAGGCCGCCTTGATATGCGCTTGGATTGTTGACCAGCGCTTGCTGTTTTAAGGTAGCGAAATCGAACCGATATCCCTTCCAGCATGCCCGTTTGTCCATTGCGGGGAACAACTGTGCATGGACAGCTGCCGGTAGATACCTCGAACGCGGTTTCCTTCTTCATACGGTCAGGCAACTTAAACTGAAAGAAAAGTGGCACTGCTGGCATTTGGATTTGGACGTCGTATCCAAGTTGCGCCTCTTGGACCAAATTAGGGAAAACCGGCGCGCCCGTTGCTCCGGCGGGGTGTGACCGAATGAGACTTTCGGTAAACGCGTATCCAAAGGAGAACTCGGTGTACCCAACCTTCATGTCATCACTACTTCCACACTGAGATGCGCTGCTTTCCCTCGGTAGACACTACGGCTTCTAGGAAGTTACTGCAGCGTTCGTGATCGATCTCCCGCTTGACCGCTTTGATCACATGAACGGGTTGGGGATCGATGTAGACATTCTCAATCAAGATCAGTCCGACACCGTGGCGAGAACATTCGTCTTTAACTCGGGCTTCCTGTGCCGGATCAGATTTAGCCCACTCAGATGCGTCAATCGGGAAAACCACGTAAGCGCGTGTCGCAGCTGTAGCATGCGACAGGGCCTCGAAGACCGCCAAAACATTGCAACTGTCAGGGCGCTTCACCTCAAACGTCACAACGTCGAACTCGTGCCCTATAGTCCACGCAAATTTCTTATGCGAGATCATCGTAAAATCTGGACGCGTCCAGCGTCCAGCGATCTTGCTGTCCTTGTTCGCGGTTTCTTCCAGGTAAAACTCGTTCTCGTGGAAATTTTCTGCGACCCACAGCCTCTTTAGGCCAATTTCAACCGCCGGATAAAAACGTTCTTCACTGATCACGAACGGCTTTTTTACAGCGTAAAAATTATAATCCCCTTTCTGTAGGAATTTTTCGTTGCAGCCATGATCTAACGCGGCGTTCAATTCGTCGTCCGTCAACTGAAGCTGGTTCCTCAGTTTCGTCCTAGACATAGCATCGCCACTCAGTTGGATTGCACGGACGATCCGGTCGAGATTATATGTTACTTTCAGTGAAGGCTTCCCCTTCGTGGTATTCATTGCCATCTCCGTGACTGAATGAGCTTCATATCGGCAGACAATAACTATCCTCGCCAATTGTCCGCGCGCTTTTTGAAATCAATTTTCTTCCATTCCTCTTTCCAGAGCGTGAGATATTTCACATCGCTGGAAGAAGGCTCTGGATCGCATTTCTCCACGTACACGACGCACGGCATGATGACCGCGTCTCCGATAAGAAGTGCTTCTCCTTGCTCAAGCGCAGGCATTCCCTCGGTCAGATTGCCAAGGGTATCCGGCAATAGTCGGCGGACATAGCTCTGGTCATCAGGGTTGGTGAGGCGCATTGCCAAGAAGTTGGAGCACTGCGAAAAGATAGTCTCTGATATCTCAGACGGCCGCTGGCTCGAAATCAGGAGGCTGATTCCGTACTTTCTGCCTTCTTTGGCAATGCGTTCGATTGCGGCTAGTGAAGCCTTGTAGCGGGCAAGACCACTCTTCGGAGCATACTTATGAGCTTCCTCATATACCATCAAAAATGGCTGTTCTGTTTTGCTCTCGACCCGACGAGCATAGTAGCAAAAATCAAACATAAGGCGGGAGATTAGCGAAACGGTGATGCTGAGCAGTTCAAAGGGGATGCCGCTGAGATCGATTATGGTGACGTTGGTCTCCAACGCATCACGGTAACCAGTAAACTGCTTTATGACATCTTCTAAGGTTGCGTTTTTCGCCTTGTCACCGAAGATGAACCCTAAGCGGGAGTTGGTGATCTTCGACCTTACGCGTCTCTCGAATTTGTCGATGCTCCCCTCGGCGTAGGGGCCTTTTTTTACACCCGTAGCCTTGATCGCAAATTCATAGCTCTCGGTGCAATAATGCGTGAGCTGGTCATCCGTGTCCGTGAATTCTTTCTGCGAACCGTCTTTCAGTTTGATGGTCAGCGAGTTCTCACTGTCGACCTTCTCACGTGTGAGATGGCGAAGAGCATTAGCCAGATGGTCTATGTTGTATGGCAGCGGGCTGTCGAAATTGACTTTCAGAACTTTTGGGTTGGCTATGCGCTTCGCAACCGTGATGATTGAGCGAAGTAATGCCTCCTGGTTGTAGTTGTTGTTGTCCCCGGACTCCAGGAACATGTCCTCCATCTCATCCTCATTGAGGAGCCAGTAGGGCAGCACGAGGTCATCGACGGTGATCACTTTGGCCTTCGGGAAGGCAGAGGCGTATTCAGAATGAAGATCGAATATTAGGACATGGGAGTTGTTGAGGCCGTGGTATTCGCCGGTTCTGGCAGATATTGCCTTTTGCAGAACTGACGACACACTCGACGACTTGCCCGATCCTGACGCACCGACAACAGCAATATGCTTGTTGAAAAACCGGTCGCCATGGACAGGGACCACGATATCGCGCTGCCTAGTCAATGACGAAAAGCAAAAGCGGTCTTCAGCCGCATAGCAGTCTGCATAGATGGCTGCGATTTCCGCTTTCGTCGCCGGGACGACCTTCTTTGGTGGAATGGCGAGTTCGTCACCGCCGCGATTGAACTTTCCGTCTTTAAGGGTCCCGAGGGGATACGCATCGATCATATAGACGCGCTTGTAGTCACTGCTGCCGTCGCCCTTCACCTCTTTCATCTCGATTGAAAAGCTTTCGATGATGCAGATTAGAGAAACGTTGTCATTGTCCGAGACCTTGAGAAAGGACCCAACGCGAAGAGACTCTCCCGCCGCCTGGAAGTTCAAGAGATCATCGACGGCCACTCGGACTTTGTTGGGGTAAACGGCGACAACCTCGGCATTGGCGATTTCCTCAGTCATTGTATGTCCTCAGATAATTTTCGTGATTGTGGAGATGCTACTGACGGGGATCGAATACATCCGACTCTTTGGACCCGGCAGCGCCATGGTTGCAGGGCGTTTAAGGAAGAAGTCGTATATGTGGCACAACTTCCGCCCCACCCCATCCAGGACCTCCAGCAACTGGTCAACGTCGTCAACAAGACGAATCTCGATCTGGTGCTCATGGGTCTGTTGGCTATGAACGTGATCGATGCGGAATAGAGACCCGCGATATGGGAAACCGTCTACGAAAACTGTTCCAGTATCGAAAAGCTCGTTCTTCACTTGCATGATGAGTTGTTCATCCGCGCCGCGCAACAGGATGAATGGCGCGTAGCGCTCGGAACTCTGGATGCGGCGCTTCTTAGCCGAACTCCAGTTGTTGCCGATTGCCCTGAGTTGGTCGCAGACAACCGAAGCGTCGGTTGCCGCATCGCATTCAATGATGAAAGCACGGACGATTCCTGCGCCGTTCGTGGGCGAAAAGTACAGGCGCTTCATATGCTTCGCGTACTCGCTTGCATCCTTCTCCCGGAGAAGCCAGCGATTATGGATAGCTTGAGTACCTTTGAGCAGTTCCTGCAGGTCACGACGGGTGACCTTGCGGTCGTTGTGATCTTTTTTCGTGGCGAGTGTGGCGATGTAGTCGAAGGCCATTGGATAGTGAAAGCCTTCGGCCTCAAACGCGGAGACGTTTTGGTTTTTCCGTATTGTTTCGATGACGATGTTGCGATGTTCAGAAAATTCCGTCGAGATTTGTATGCTGAAGCTCTTGCAGAACGCCTCGATTAGCTCATCTGGTGCGGCCATGCCGTCGAGCAAAGACTTCTTTTCGTAGGATTTCGTACCGTCAGCGGCCTTCACTTCCTTCCGGTATTCCATCACCGATTTAAAGCGCTCGACCGAAAGCTCACCAATATCGATCTTGACTTCCGAAAAATGCCCGTACAGCAGGTATTTCCGGCCTTCGCGTCGTGCTTCTTCGAGCCCGTGAAAATGAACAAAGAGCTTATGCAGGGGATCGCGCAGCACCGAGTCTGTTAGGTTCTGCTCAGCGTAGTATTTTACCTGGCCGTAGATGACACCTTCATCGGTGTAGCGGTCGAAGTCTTCAATGCCCTCGATGACAACGCTCTCGTCCAGGCCCGCGTTCAGGATTTCGAGTAACGCTGCATCGAGCTGGTAGAAATAGCCCCTGATCGAAGCTGTTGCTTCGCGTTTTTTGTCGACTTCCAGCATACCACCCCCGAATCAATCCCCGATTGACATTATAGGAGAGAGGAAGCGTTAAACGCGAGTGAGCGTATTTGCGCCGATGGAAATCTTCAGCGAGAATCCAATGAATGACTTAGCGGATTAAGCTGATGAGTATCGACTATCTGGGTGCCTTACAGGCGGCAATCATTGAGCGGACTGAAAAGGCAAAGGACCCGGACTGGCAATGGACGTCAGAAGTCCCTTTCAGGGTCAGTATTGCCTTCAGTTGCGTTGAACGTGGAGATACCAATGGGTTGTCTACTTGGCTTCAGCGAATTGATGAAAACCTCATTATCGATCCCATTGGCAAGTATGAAGCTGCGGTCATTGATGCGAGATTGCTTTTGAATAGCTGGCAGCAACTCGAAGCTATACATGGCAACGGGGCACTGCTGGACTATGAGTATTGGCTTGAAAGCTCTCCCGCAGACGTCGTTGGCTTGGAGAGAATCGCTAACGCTAAGCGTTTTCAGGCCTCTAAAAACCGGGTGGCCGGTGACCCTTTGTGGGCGCTTCAATTTGGCTGATGACAACAGCTAGTTCGTCGATGGACGCTCTCTTGTAGGACTCTTTGCCATCCACTGTAAGCGTTAGAAAAACCCTGCTAGTGCTGAGCGAGAACTCCTTCTCGCACTTTGCTTCTGCTTCTTTCAGTGTCTCCAGCCATTTCTTTTGAACTTCTTTCGACGCCCTACTGTGAGCGACTTTTCCCAAAGCCTTGACCCGGCCGTCGTCGCCCGTGCCTACCGATTCTCCAGCGTTTCCGTCCAGGCTGACATAATACTCGCCCTCCGAGTCGTCGATTTTCTTGTATTTGATCGCGATGGTCATTTTTTGCCGTCAGATTCGTTTGAATTGCGGCGAGCCTAACGAGCAAAAGTTACCTAAACATTGGACGAGATGGCAATTACCCACAACCAAAAGAGGAAAACGAGCCTTTTTGCTCAGTTGCTGTGGCGAAAGTTCAGAGGTACGTGGCGAACAGCAACACTGAGGTGGTGGACACAGAGATGATACCGCCGCTCAAACCGTTGTGAGCCGTAAGCTCGGACTGCGAGTATAGATTTCGTTAACCATAGTTTGAACGCACAGATTCCCTCGCTAGACTCCCGGTACCACCTCTGACTATCTTCTGTTCCAGTTTCAAACACGGAGCCCCACGATGATACGCATCGTCAATCTAGGAACGACCTTCCTCAGCTCCATCTGAAGTAAGGACACTGTGTCCTCTACCTCCGGATGGGCTGCCACCCATGTGCGCCCAGGAGGTATCTATGCGCCCATCGAAAAATGTGCTGCACCATGTTTTGGTGCGTCGTGCCATCTTGACCGAATTGCGCTCCGGCAACGGAGAGGGCGTTCATTCTCGCTTCCAGGTTTTCCAGGATGGCGGGATTGATGCCGACAAAAACGCGATGGTCGGGATGCGTACGTCCAAATGGTAAGCGCGACCAGCTTTCCCCCCAATTCCCACGTTGAACCTGAGCATTGGGTGCCACCTCGTCTTCACGGTGGCGCACGCAACGTTCCTGTGAAACACATGCTGAAAACCAACGGCGCGTCGGTGTTCGACAATCGCCAGGTCCAGCATGAAAGCGAGCTTGAGCAGCAGGTATCTGCTGTCATCCAGGCCCGCCACGGCATCGTGGAAGTTCGTTCCCAATTTCCGAAGGTGACGTATGTCGACCCGGAGGGACATCTGCGGGAACACACCTTCGATTACTGGGCCCGGTTCAAAAGCGGCTTCCGTTTGGCCATTGCGGTCAAATACGAGCGCGAAAAAGCCGAACTCTACCCCGTCTTCGCTGGTGTCCAGAGAATACATCGCGCGCTGTTCGATGACATGAGAATCATGACTGAGCGGCACGCGACCAAGGACGATTTTCGCAATGCAAAGACCATCCTCTGGTCTCGCGAATTTCATGATGAGGGCCATGTACGCACGCTGTTGAGAGAGCTGCATGGGCAGAGCGGTAGCCAGATACAGTTCTTCCAGCTGTATGTGCCGCATGTCGAACGGACGGATCGCACCATCGCGATCTGGCGGCTGATCGATCTGCAAGTCCTCAAACCAGTTCAACGCGGCCGGGTCAATGAACTGACCTGGTTCACCATCAACCTCTAGCCAACCCCAATCCTGCCCTCACTCAGACACGTCGTGCCTGAGCACGGCGAAGCTATGTCCAAAGGAAATTAAGATGACCGAATACACTCCGATCACCGAAATGGGCCCGCTCGACCGTTTCACCTACCGTGGCACCAACTGGGTCCCTGTTGACTACGACAACAACGAATATCGTTTCCAACGGGAAACGGACCACCGTTTCGAGACGCGTATTTCCCATGCTGAAATCCGCCAGG
This window contains:
- a CDS encoding DUF4297 family anti-phage-associated protein translates to MLEVDKKREATASIRGYFYQLDAALLEILNAGLDESVVIEGIEDFDRYTDEGVIYGQVKYYAEQNLTDSVLRDPLHKLFVHFHGLEEARREGRKYLLYGHFSEVKIDIGELSVERFKSVMEYRKEVKAADGTKSYEKKSLLDGMAAPDELIEAFCKSFSIQISTEFSEHRNIVIETIRKNQNVSAFEAEGFHYPMAFDYIATLATKKDHNDRKVTRRDLQELLKGTQAIHNRWLLREKDASEYAKHMKRLYFSPTNGAGIVRAFIIECDAATDASVVCDQLRAIGNNWSSAKKRRIQSSERYAPFILLRGADEQLIMQVKNELFDTGTVFVDGFPYRGSLFRIDHVHSQQTHEHQIEIRLVDDVDQLLEVLDGVGRKLCHIYDFFLKRPATMALPGPKSRMYSIPVSSISTITKII
- a CDS encoding ATP-binding protein, whose product is MTEEIANAEVVAVYPNKVRVAVDDLLNFQAAGESLRVGSFLKVSDNDNVSLICIIESFSIEMKEVKGDGSSDYKRVYMIDAYPLGTLKDGKFNRGGDELAIPPKKVVPATKAEIAAIYADCYAAEDRFCFSSLTRQRDIVVPVHGDRFFNKHIAVVGASGSGKSSSVSSVLQKAISARTGEYHGLNNSHVLIFDLHSEYASAFPKAKVITVDDLVLPYWLLNEDEMEDMFLESGDNNNYNQEALLRSIITVAKRIANPKVLKVNFDSPLPYNIDHLANALRHLTREKVDSENSLTIKLKDGSQKEFTDTDDQLTHYCTESYEFAIKATGVKKGPYAEGSIDKFERRVRSKITNSRLGFIFGDKAKNATLEDVIKQFTGYRDALETNVTIIDLSGIPFELLSITVSLISRLMFDFCYYARRVESKTEQPFLMVYEEAHKYAPKSGLARYKASLAAIERIAKEGRKYGISLLISSQRPSEISETIFSQCSNFLAMRLTNPDDQSYVRRLLPDTLGNLTEGMPALEQGEALLIGDAVIMPCVVYVEKCDPEPSSSDVKYLTLWKEEWKKIDFKKRADNWRG
- a CDS encoding plasmid partitioning protein RepB C-terminal domain-containing protein, encoding MTAIPAQKVEMIPISRITVVNPRERNKKHFREIISNIGQVGLKRPITVTRRMEAGGPYYDLVCGQGRLEAFKALGQQEVPALVVNANKEDCLVASIVENCARRQHRAIDYLQDIGAMKGRGHSVPEIARMTGLSGEYVYAVVRLLEKGEERLLRSVETGQIPFSVALEIAEAEDHDIQAALQSAYERKLLRGKKLMAAKRLIEQRRQQGKGLKQVESKPRTRPVSSEALLRAFQEDVDRKRILIRRAETAKARLVFVIEAMRKLLSDKHFSNMLAEEGLVSLPEALVSRLGNERDRQ
- a CDS encoding recombinase family protein, with the translated sequence MVIDWSQKGGRSATPEEPRVPAATYVRMSTEHQKYSTDNQFAVIRRYAEKVGFEIVRSYADQGKSGLRLVGRDALQSLLADVESGRANYKVVLVYDVSRWGRFQDPDEAAEVELRCKRHGILVHYCAEQFENDGSMGSSIIKTVKRAMAGEYSRELSVKVFNGQANLIRLGYRQGGAPGFGLRRQLIDQNGNPKGELVRGEHKSIATDRVILVPGPEQEVQVVRRIYDLFVRSERTEAEIASILNQEGILTDWGRSWTRGTVHQVLINEKYVGNNVWARTSCKLKQSHVNNPEEDWVRADGAFTGIVPIELFAQARAIITRRSERLSDEIMLKKLAEVFQQQGYLSGLIIDEASDCPSSSSYSHRFGSLLRAYALVGFVPDHDYKYLEINRSLRRLYPKLLEEVLEGIRLAGGDVDQAPATDLLTINHEFTTSIVIVRCIQTSSGALRWKVRLDSLLKPDITLVVRMAPGNTEPYDYYLLPLLDMHEAVLRLCEFNGLSLDAYRYESLSRFYAMATRRTLMEVVR
- a CDS encoding plasmid partitioning protein RepB C-terminal domain-containing protein, whose protein sequence is MTAPSNAVPLSFESTSLRIPIEEIMPLKQLSPSAVKSVKYSQIAASIAEVGIIEPPVVIRDRHDHEKFHLLDGHIRLDVLAKRGETEVVCLVATEDEAYTYNRRISRLATIQEHKMILKAIEKGVPEERLARALNVNISSIRHKRSLLEGICPEAVEMLKEKHVPLNTIGQLKKMKPMRQIEASQLMIAMNKFTVTYAQSLVAATPDTMLVRPKKKIGGLSEEQIALMEHETTSLDREFKTIEQDYGTDHLDLVLATGYLARLLGMPELSGTSRNSIQTSCRNFRKLPIYARRLDVKCQHIDASVGVLKYHYYRAVIAGIGPSKCQQLVSEWIR